The sequence GACAAATTTGCATCCTGAAGGGGGGGTAAGGGGACTGGACACATCGAGAGCCGATGTGGGTTCATCATACAGCATAAATTCGGGATTGGTCGATAATGCCCTTGCTATTCCTATTCTTTGCCCTCCGCTGAATTCATGAGGATAATTATTGTATCTTTCTTCCGGGGAAGGAATTTTTACCAATTTAAGCATTTCCACGGTTTTGTTTTTAGTTTTTGCTTTTCCCAATCCCTGATGTTCCCTTATTATGTCTGATATTTGATGTCTTACAGTAAATACCAAATTAAGTGAAGCCATGGGATTTTGAAATATCATAGCTATATCATTGCCGCAGATTACTTTAATTTCACCGATATTGTTAAAAAAAGAAACCTTTAAATTTTTTAAACTTAATAAGGGCTCTTTCAAACTAATCTCTCCTCTTCCTAATCATTATTTGCTTTAGGTTCAAATGCGACTCTGAATACATCTCCTAAAACATTAAAACTAAGTACCGTAAGTAATATCAATATTTCCAGGAATAATGCCAAATAATGGGCATTGCCTATATAACCCTGGGCATATTTGAGTATACTGCCCCAGGATGAATCAGGCTGGCGTACTCCTAATCCCAAGAAAGACAAAGATGATTCCGTCAGAATGGCTCCTGCAGTATTTAAGGCTGATGCTACTATAATTGTGGAAAAAATGTTTGGTATAATATGTTTCAATATGATAACATTTGATTTTTCTCTATAACTTTTGAATATAGTACATACTCTCTTTCCTTAACAGATAGGGTTTCGGCTCTTACAATTGTTGCTATCCCAATCCAGCTGAATAGGCCTATTATTATGATAATGTTTTGAATTTCGGGTTTTAAATAGACATTTAATATGAGTATCAAAAAAAGTGGGGATACTCATAAGTATATCTATGGTTCTCATAATTAAACTGTCAACTCTCCCGCCAAAGTAACCGCTTACTGTTCCAACTATAGTTCCTATTATTGTTGGATATTATCATAGAGAGGAATCCAACTGTCAGAGGCACTCTGCCTCCATACAATGCACGTGCAAAGTAATTTCTTCTCATTTCATCGGTACCGAATATATGCTCTTTATTGATTATTTTTATATGAGTTGATATTGGTATAGCTTAAATTAATGATCTGAATATTCGATATTTACTGTATATATCGGGCGAAAAGGTTCTTTGGTGTGTTTTTAGGGAAAATAGTGAAATTATTCGATTAATAGTACTATACAATGTGAGAAATAGTATGATGTCCCGTTGATTTTATTTAATCTTTTAGCTAAACTTTTTATAATCTTTGCCGAAATACAAAATAGTGGGACCAAAGTCTCAGAAAAAACAGGCTAAATGTACTATGTTAAAATGGATTATTGAAATAATTTATAAAGAAGGCTCTTTATGTATATACAAAATAATATTTTGGGAATTAACTTTTTAAACAATGACAAAAAAAATATAAAGATATTGGAGAAATCCTTAGGTAAGCTGTCTTCGGGCCGAAGAATAAATACGGCAGCAGATGATGCTGCCGGTTTAAGTATATCGGAAAAGATGTGGGGTCAGATACGTGGACTGAAAATGGCGAAAAGAAATGCATTGGATGCCTATTCTATGATGGAAACAAGAGATGGTGCATTAGACGAGGTTCAAAATATGCTTCAAAGGATGAGGGAATTAACCGTACAATCGTTAAATGAGACATTAACGGATGAAGACAGGGGAAAATTACAAACAGAATTCAGAGCCTTGCAGATTTCCGTATCTAAAATCAGCAAGGAATCCCAATGGAATACAAAATTTTTATTTGAACTTCATGAATCCTCATTTTGCAGTTTTGAAGGAAATCAAAGATTTAATCAGATAATAAAAATTTCAGAGGGATTTAATAATGATTTAGAAATATCCGCAGACGGAAATATTACAAATATATTTTTAGAGGGAGGATATTACACAATCGGTGAAATCGCAGATATTATAGATGATAAATTGATAGAGAAAAATCCAAATTTAATTATTAATTTGACTGAAGAAAACGGAATATCCATTCAAAGCGAAAACAGTTCAAACATTGATTATATAAAAGGCGGATTATCTTTTTTATTTTACGACTATCATATGGGTACCCCACCGGGAATGGTAATAGGTGTAACCGAATTTATAAAAGGCGGAAGGTTGAATATCATTCCCGGTAACAATGATAAATTAAATTTTTATATCGGAGCTGACAGAGGGTGTACAATAAGTTTTTTGCCTAAATCGGGAGGGTATTCCATAGATGAATTAATTGATACTATTAATGTTCAATTAAAAACAAAAGGGGAAAATGATGTAAAAGCTATAAAATACTTGGATAAATATATCGCCCTATATTCCAGTAAATATGCTATTACGGGATTAAGCGGAAATATGATTAAAATAGACGGAATTACATCTGTATTATATGATAATGCTAAATACGGCTATATATCAAAAAACCAAGGGTATGTAGTAGGAAGGAAAGATTTAGAAAATGGGATTGTGGTAAAGAAAGGTATAAATGATACCCTTGGACTAAAGGTAGATGATGAAGTTGGGTTTAATGTCATAAATTTATTGGATGAAGAGGAAAACAGCAAAATTTATACTTCAGACGGAATAATAAAAAGAATAAATGACGAGGCGGAAAGGCAGGGAATAGGAATTATTGCTGACGGAATTTCATTTAGGGAAGGCAAAATCAATCTGAGAATACAAAGTAACTATTTTGGCGGTAAAAGTAAAGTTGTATTGGACCCGTATTCCTCTGCATATAATGATCTTTTCGTAGGAGAAAATAGATATAGGCTTAATCCCATAGAAAATTTTGGAAAGGTGACTCAGGCAACCATAGAAGGAAAGTATGTAATAAATAAAATTACAGAGATAAAGAAAGATTATAATGATACTTTGAAATTGACTGTTGACGGGAAAACAGAAACGATTAAATTAAAAGAGAGAAGTTATAATAGCGATGAATTAATTAGTGAAATAAATTTTGAATTGAAGGAAAGGGAACTTAATGCAGCAGCTAAGCTGATGGGACCGACTGAAGATGATAAATATGCAATATTCATTAATAATAGTGAAATCGGAGAAGGCGAGATAAGTATTTCGGAAGATTCAAATGGGTTCGAATACTTATTTTGTAAATCTTACTTTGACATATTGGAGAATAAAGACGGAGAAACAAAAATAGTGGAGGGAGAAGAAGGAATAGTAGGGCCAATAGAGGTTATAGAAACCCCTGCTGTTTTAACGGGAAGAGCGGATTTAAAAAATGGAGTCAATATTGATAATACAAATGATAAATTAAGTTTTAATATGAGCGGGGAAGACATGGAGATTGTATTAGACCATGGAAGTTTTAATGCCCGGGAGTTGTCTTTTATGATAAATGATAAGTTAAGGGGGAAAAATATAGATGTAGGTTTAAAAGAAAATTCTGGCTATGGAACGAATCTTGTATTTACTACTGTAAACAAAGGAAATGGACAATACTTTAGAAATATAGGGGGCTCAGCATACAGTACCGTATTGGCAAAGACCGTATACAGTAAACCTGCCAATAGCGACAGCGGAGTAACTGCAAATTATTCGATTATTGGAAGGACAGATATAGGAAATGATTTTGTAATTGATGATTTAAATAACTTATTGTCTTTTGTTTATACGGATGGAAATAAGGATGAGAATAATGAATATAAATTGGATATTGAATTGGAGAAGAAAACGTATACAGATACAAATATAAATGATTTAGTTTCGGAATTAAATAATAAAATTAAAGATAAATTGAGAGAGAAAGGATTATCTGATGATAAAATATCTGCTGATTTGGTTAATTCCAAGATAAGATTAAATATCAAAGAGCCTGGAGCTGATTATAAATTGAATAAATTTAGCGGAGGTTTTTATGATATGGTATTTGAAAAGGAAGTTATATCTAAACTTCAGCCATATTCTTATTCGGGATATTCTAATTCAAAAGATGAGCAGATTACGTATGTTGTCGGCAGGGAAAATTTGAATAAAGAAATAACAATACACCCATATATAAATGATGTTTTGATTTTTGATTTTCATCATAATTCAAGGACAGAAACTTTTAAACTACACATTGATCCCGGTAAATATACTTCATCTGGAGCTGTTGCAGCCGAAATTCAAAGTAAACTTAATAAAGAATTATTGGAGAGAGGATACGAATCAAATAGTATTAAAGTGCAGATAGGCGGAGTCGACAGCGGTACAGCCATAGATGATGAAAATAAATTAGTAATTAAATATGAGAGTAAAGACGGTATAAACGATAATGGCAGTTATATAATTGACGGGGTTAGGGGAAGTGCTGCTTATACTGTTTTTTATAGGGCGCAAGGAGAGCCGAGTCCGACTCATGCGGTAGGGGTTGTGGATTTAAGCAAAGGAGCTGACATAAAATCCGAGATCAATGATACTTTTATAATGGATATTAACGGAGAAACCAAAACTATTATTTTGGAAGAAAAAAAATATTCTTCCGAGGAATTGTTGAATGCTATAAACAAGGAATTGGAAGAAAAATCAACGAATATTACGGCATCTTATTACGACGGCAGATTAAAGTTAAGTTTTAATGAAGTGGGAGGTAATACAATAGACGGTATTAGGGGAAATGCCAGAGGAACATTATTTTTTAATGTAGGAGGCAGAGAATTTGATAAACCGGAATACTTTCAGATAGGTGCCAATTCGGGGGATACGTTAATTTTTGACAAGCTTCGGATTTCAACCGAATTGATGAGAATAAATACTATTACGATTCATAAATCAAGCTATGCAAATAAAGCTTTAAAAAGAATAGACAATGCCATGGATTATTTATCCGGTGAAAGAGGAAGGATCGGAGCGGTTCAAAACAGATTGTTTTCTGTTATTCACAATAACGAAAATTATGAAGAGAATTTAACTGCGGCCAATTCAAGAATCAAGGATGTAGATATGGCAAGAGAGATTTTAGAATATACAAAACAGATGATACTTAAGCAAGCTCTGCAAAATATGTTTATTAAAATCAATCATTATCCGGAAGAAGTATTGAAATTATTGGATTAGCAGAATACAGTGGGGCAAGCACAGGTTGTTGTAATTTATAATAAAAGTATCAATAAAAACAGAGAGGGGGACTTAAGTGGGTAAAGGTGTTAGAATTTTTTATTTATTTATTGCACTGTTGGCTGTTTTTATTGTATTATTTGATGATTTTTCACTTAAAAGTACTTTATTCGTAATAATAGTTCCTTTAATATTATCAATAGTATTAATAATGTTGTGGGATTATATAAATAAAGTAACAAAGGATTCGAATAGTATATTATTAAAAATAATTAAAGGAGTAGTTAAAGGTACAAGCTATTTTATAATGTTTATTATAGCAATCGGAATACTTATATTTATTGTTGCAGATAGTGCAGATTGGTTAACTGGTATAGATAGTGGGGTATTATTATTAATCGGAGTGATTATATGGTCAACATTTTCCATTACAGGAGCAGTTAATTCTACAAAGAAGGGCTCAAAATAGAGTCCCTTTTCTTTTGGATACCTGATCATAAATATTTATATACTGTTGAGTTGATTTACACTAAACTTATGGGTTTGAGAAATGGGAAGAATAATATGATGGAAATATCGTAAAAGCTGAATAATGTCTTTTTTATAAGAATCCTTGCCTGGTTAAGAGTAATTTATTATTTTATAAACTTATATTGTATTTAATTTGATTTTATGGTTTTCTAAAGTATATTTTATGTCATCGGGGATATCCGTGTCCGTAAATAAATAGTCTACTTCGTCAAAACTAAGAAGATTGACTAAACCACGCTGCATGAATTTACTTGAATCTGTCAACACAATAACATGATTGGCAGATGTAGTCATGGCCTTTACAGTTTCTGCTCTCATAAGATCACTGCTTGTAAAATCTGCATTCATTGAAATCCCATCGATTCCTATAAAAAGTTTATCAACAAAAAATTCAAGAGCACATTTTTTTGTTATAGGACCTACGTTTACTTGTGATCCCTTCTGATATTCTCCGCCAAGTAAAATAGTTCTACAATCAGGGTATTTACGAATATATGAAGCAATAAAAGCAGAGTTTGTAATAATAGTAATATTTTTTTTATTTTTTGCTAATTCTTCTGCAAACATAGCACAAGTAGAACCTGATTCAATCATAACGGTTTCTCCGTTTGAAATTATATCTAAGGCTGAACGTGCTATTTTCTTTTTTATATCATAGTTTATTGATAATCTATTATTGATATCATCACTTTCATTTAAAGTTGCATATCCATGTTCTCTGGAGATAAGGCCTTTCTTTACCAATACGTCCAAATCTTTTCTTATTGTTACTTGCGAAACACCAAGAGCATCGGACAACTTTGACACTTCTATTTTTTTGTACTTGTTTACCAAATCTAATATTTTTGTAAGCCTATCCATTATTTTTCCTCCGTAATTTATAGTTTAGAGGTACCAAAAATAATTATAACATAAATTATTCTATAGTACAACACAGGTTTTGAGTATCAAGCTGTCTGTTTTTGTAATAAAATGATTACTAATGAAATTAAAAATATATATAAACGAAACAAAATATGTTTACAATTATTAAAAAATGAATTATTCTATTTATATAAGAATGGCATTGGAGGTGAAAATATGAACAGTAAAAAGGCTTTAATATTTAATATTCAGAAGTTCAGTATACATGACGGCCCGGGTATCAGAACGATTGTTTTTTTTAAAGGCTGTCCTCTCAGATGCTTGTGGTGTTCTAATCCGGAATCACAAAAAAATGATATTGAAATAACATGGGATGCTTCTAAATGTATAAGTTGTAAACAATGTATAAAGACTTGCCCTCAAGGAGCAATTTATGAAAAAAACGGGATTAAAGCAATTAACAAAAATAGATGTATTATATGTAAAAGGTGTACGGAAATATGTCCTAAGAAGGCTTTTGATACGGAGGGAGAATACAAAACTATAGATGAAGTTATGTCTGAAGTTTTAAAAGACATAGATTTTTATGAAGAATCAGGAGGTGGAGTAACTTTATCGGGGGGAGAAGTCCTTTATCAAGCTGATTTTGCTATCGAATTATTAAAAGAGCTTAATAAATACGGGATTCACAGAGCCGCCGAAACCACGGGTTTTACTTCTCATGATATTTTTAAGAAATTTATTGAGAATGTTGATCTGTTGTTATTTGATATGAAACATTACGATACTCAAAAACATGAACAAGGTACGGGAGTAAACAATGATTTGATTATTGAAAACATGAAGGCAGCAGTAGATAGAGGAAAAGATATAATAGCAAGAATACCTGTTATACCTAATTTTAATAACAGTTTAAGAGATGCAGAAAAATTCAGCGATTTGTTAAATAAAATTGGTATAAAGAAAGTAAACCTTTTACCATTTCATCAGTTTGGCCAGAAAAAATATAAACTACTTCAAAGAGAATATAAGATGGAAAATGTGCCGCAACTTCATCCTGAGGATCTTACTGATTATAAAAAAGTGTTTATAAACAATGGTTTTGACTGTAAAATCTAACTAAAAACTTAAATTTGAAATGTAGAAATAAAGGTAATATAAATCGTAATTAATTATTAACGTAAAATAATTAATTACGAATGAAAATAAAATATTGATTATAGTAACCAAATATGTTATTATATAAATAAGTTATGAGGGAATAGCATCTGTAGAAATTTACGTAAGGAGGAGAAATATTAATGAGCAAGCATTTTGGACAATTGACAGACAGAATGAATCATTTTAGGGAAGAAGTATTAAATGCCAAACCTTATGTATGTGCCGAAAGGGCTATATATACTACCGAAAGTTATAGAAAATATCAGGACAAGCCAGTTATATTAAAAAGGGCTTATATGTTAAAAAATATTTTGGAAAATATGACTGTTTTTATTGAGGATGATACGTTGCTTATAGGCAATCAAGCATCGGCTAATCGTTCCGCTCCGATATTTCCGGAGTATGCTATGGATTGGGTGATTGACGAATTAGATGATTTTGAAAAGAGGGACGGAGATGTATTTTATATTACAGAGGAAACAAAACAGAAATTAATAGATATTGCACCATTTTGGAAGCATAATACGACTAAAGAACGGGGCCTTTCGGCAATACCCCCGGATAGTAAACTTTTTTATGACTTAGGTATTATTAAAGCTGAAGGGAATATTACATCCGGAGATGGTCATATTGCAGTTAATTATGGGGAAATTATGCATAAAGGTTTAAAATCTTATAGGAATAAAACGGAATTTATGATGAAGAATTTAGATCTTACTGATTATAAAAATCTGAAAAAATTTTATTTTTATCAGGCGGTTCTTATTGTAATCGATGCGGTTTTTGATTTTGCTAAAAGATATGCGGATTTGGCTGATGAGATGTCAAAGAAGGAACAAAATAACACGAGAGCATCTGAGTTACGTGAAATTTCAAGGATTATGAATAAGGTTCCTTATGAACCCGCCGGATCTTTTTATGAAGCTATTCAATCCATGTGGTTTGTTCATCTTGTTCTACAAATTGAGTCTAACGGACATTCTGTTTCTTATGGGAGAATGGATCAATATTTGTATCCGTATTATAAAAAGGATATTGAAGACGGTTTTATTACGGAAAACAGTGCATGTGAGCTACTCACGAATTTGTGGATTAAAACTATGACTATTAATAAAATAAGAAGCTGGTCTCATACTCAATTCAGTGCAGGAAGTCCGTTATATCAAAATGTAACAATAGGAGGGCAAACACCGGATAAAAAAGATGCCGTGAACCCGCTGTCCTATCTTATCTTGAAGAGTGTGGCACAAACAAAACTTCCGCAGCCGAATCTTACCGTTCGTTATCATAAAGGGCTTGATGATAGGTTTATGAAAGAATGTATTGAAGTTATGAGAGAAGGATTTGGTATGCCTGCTTTTAATAATGATGAAATCATTATTCCTTCTTTGATTGAAAAAGGTGTGAAGAAAAAAGATGCTTACAATTACAGTGCTATAGGATGTGTGGAAGTTGCTGTACCGGGGAAATGGGGATACCGCTGTACCGGAATGAGTTTTTTAAATTTTCCGAAATCACTTTTGATTGCTATGAATGACGGAATAGACCCGGAATCAGGGACAAGGCTTACTAAAGGAGCCGGACATTTTAAAAATATGAAAACATATGATGATCTTAAACATGCTTGGGATGTGGTTATAAGGGATTTTACAAAGCATAGTGTAATAATTGAGAATGCATGTGATATGGTCTTGGAAAA is a genomic window of Acidilutibacter cellobiosedens containing:
- a CDS encoding oligopeptide/dipeptide ABC transporter ATP-binding protein; the encoded protein is MKEPLLSLKNLKVSFFNNIGEIKVICGNDIAMIFQNPMASLNLVFTVRHQISDIIREHQGLGKAKTKNKTVEMLKLVKIPSPEERYNNYPHEFSGGQRIGIARALSTNPEFMLYDEPTSALDVSSPLTPPSGCKFVTRCKYKMKQCHESEPKLTEKESGHVVACHLY
- a CDS encoding ABC transporter permease subunit — its product is MKHIIPNIFSTIIVASALNTAGAILTESSLSFLGLGVRQPDSSWGSILKYAQGYIGNAHYLALFLEILILLTVLSFNVLGDVFRVAFEPKANND
- a CDS encoding flagellin; this encodes MYIQNNILGINFLNNDKKNIKILEKSLGKLSSGRRINTAADDAAGLSISEKMWGQIRGLKMAKRNALDAYSMMETRDGALDEVQNMLQRMRELTVQSLNETLTDEDRGKLQTEFRALQISVSKISKESQWNTKFLFELHESSFCSFEGNQRFNQIIKISEGFNNDLEISADGNITNIFLEGGYYTIGEIADIIDDKLIEKNPNLIINLTEENGISIQSENSSNIDYIKGGLSFLFYDYHMGTPPGMVIGVTEFIKGGRLNIIPGNNDKLNFYIGADRGCTISFLPKSGGYSIDELIDTINVQLKTKGENDVKAIKYLDKYIALYSSKYAITGLSGNMIKIDGITSVLYDNAKYGYISKNQGYVVGRKDLENGIVVKKGINDTLGLKVDDEVGFNVINLLDEEENSKIYTSDGIIKRINDEAERQGIGIIADGISFREGKINLRIQSNYFGGKSKVVLDPYSSAYNDLFVGENRYRLNPIENFGKVTQATIEGKYVINKITEIKKDYNDTLKLTVDGKTETIKLKERSYNSDELISEINFELKERELNAAAKLMGPTEDDKYAIFINNSEIGEGEISISEDSNGFEYLFCKSYFDILENKDGETKIVEGEEGIVGPIEVIETPAVLTGRADLKNGVNIDNTNDKLSFNMSGEDMEIVLDHGSFNARELSFMINDKLRGKNIDVGLKENSGYGTNLVFTTVNKGNGQYFRNIGGSAYSTVLAKTVYSKPANSDSGVTANYSIIGRTDIGNDFVIDDLNNLLSFVYTDGNKDENNEYKLDIELEKKTYTDTNINDLVSELNNKIKDKLREKGLSDDKISADLVNSKIRLNIKEPGADYKLNKFSGGFYDMVFEKEVISKLQPYSYSGYSNSKDEQITYVVGRENLNKEITIHPYINDVLIFDFHHNSRTETFKLHIDPGKYTSSGAVAAEIQSKLNKELLERGYESNSIKVQIGGVDSGTAIDDENKLVIKYESKDGINDNGSYIIDGVRGSAAYTVFYRAQGEPSPTHAVGVVDLSKGADIKSEINDTFIMDINGETKTIILEEKKYSSEELLNAINKELEEKSTNITASYYDGRLKLSFNEVGGNTIDGIRGNARGTLFFNVGGREFDKPEYFQIGANSGDTLIFDKLRISTELMRINTITIHKSSYANKALKRIDNAMDYLSGERGRIGAVQNRLFSVIHNNENYEENLTAANSRIKDVDMAREILEYTKQMILKQALQNMFIKINHYPEEVLKLLD
- a CDS encoding DeoR/GlpR family DNA-binding transcription regulator, with product MDRLTKILDLVNKYKKIEVSKLSDALGVSQVTIRKDLDVLVKKGLISREHGYATLNESDDINNRLSINYDIKKKIARSALDIISNGETVMIESGSTCAMFAEELAKNKKNITIITNSAFIASYIRKYPDCRTILLGGEYQKGSQVNVGPITKKCALEFFVDKLFIGIDGISMNADFTSSDLMRAETVKAMTTSANHVIVLTDSSKFMQRGLVNLLSFDEVDYLFTDTDIPDDIKYTLENHKIKLNTI
- a CDS encoding glycyl-radical enzyme activating protein, coding for MNSKKALIFNIQKFSIHDGPGIRTIVFFKGCPLRCLWCSNPESQKNDIEITWDASKCISCKQCIKTCPQGAIYEKNGIKAINKNRCIICKRCTEICPKKAFDTEGEYKTIDEVMSEVLKDIDFYEESGGGVTLSGGEVLYQADFAIELLKELNKYGIHRAAETTGFTSHDIFKKFIENVDLLLFDMKHYDTQKHEQGTGVNNDLIIENMKAAVDRGKDIIARIPVIPNFNNSLRDAEKFSDLLNKIGIKKVNLLPFHQFGQKKYKLLQREYKMENVPQLHPEDLTDYKKVFINNGFDCKI
- a CDS encoding glycyl radical protein, coding for MSKHFGQLTDRMNHFREEVLNAKPYVCAERAIYTTESYRKYQDKPVILKRAYMLKNILENMTVFIEDDTLLIGNQASANRSAPIFPEYAMDWVIDELDDFEKRDGDVFYITEETKQKLIDIAPFWKHNTTKERGLSAIPPDSKLFYDLGIIKAEGNITSGDGHIAVNYGEIMHKGLKSYRNKTEFMMKNLDLTDYKNLKKFYFYQAVLIVIDAVFDFAKRYADLADEMSKKEQNNTRASELREISRIMNKVPYEPAGSFYEAIQSMWFVHLVLQIESNGHSVSYGRMDQYLYPYYKKDIEDGFITENSACELLTNLWIKTMTINKIRSWSHTQFSAGSPLYQNVTIGGQTPDKKDAVNPLSYLILKSVAQTKLPQPNLTVRYHKGLDDRFMKECIEVMREGFGMPAFNNDEIIIPSLIEKGVKKKDAYNYSAIGCVEVAVPGKWGYRCTGMSFLNFPKSLLIAMNDGIDPESGTRLTKGAGHFKNMKTYDDLKHAWDVVIRDFTKHSVIIENACDMVLEKDVPDVLCSALTEDCIERGKTIKEGGAVYDFISGLQVGIANLADSLAAIKKCVYEDKKISRDELWDALMNNFKGEKGLKIQNILINDAPKYGNDDDYVDELVVDAYNSYIDEVKKYPNTRYGRGPIGGIRYAGTSSISANVGQGVGTIATPDGRNAFTPLAEGCSPSHGMDKNGPTSVFKSVSKLPVKEITGGVLLNQKVNPQILEKEEDKMKLVSLIRTFFDRLHGFHVQYNVVSKETLIDAQKHPEKHKDLIVRVAGYSAFFNVLSKTTQDDIIERTEQTI